A region of Geobacillus sp. 46C-IIa DNA encodes the following proteins:
- a CDS encoding tryptophan transporter has protein sequence MNVRALVSMALLVGIGAVLHAVIPGLFAGMKPDMMLAMMFLAILLFPSAKAAGLVGVATGLISAMTTTFPGGQLPNVIDKIITAFVVFALVTLLKKYSQTVVGAAVLTAVGTVISGAVFLAAALLLVGLPGGTAFSALFVTVVLPAAALNTVAMVIVYPIVASIFRRMNVTAHV, from the coding sequence ATGAATGTGAGAGCATTAGTATCGATGGCGCTGTTAGTCGGAATCGGAGCGGTGTTGCACGCGGTCATTCCCGGGCTGTTTGCCGGCATGAAACCGGATATGATGCTGGCGATGATGTTTTTGGCGATTTTGTTGTTTCCAAGCGCCAAAGCGGCCGGCCTTGTCGGTGTCGCCACCGGCTTGATTTCCGCCATGACGACGACGTTCCCAGGCGGTCAGCTGCCTAATGTAATCGACAAAATCATCACTGCCTTTGTTGTGTTTGCCCTAGTGACCTTGCTGAAAAAATATAGCCAAACAGTTGTCGGGGCCGCGGTGTTGACGGCTGTCGGCACCGTCATCTCCGGCGCGGTGTTTTTGGCGGCGGCGCTCCTGCTCGTCGGGTTGCCGGGCGGAACGGCGTTTTCGGCGCTGTTTGTCACCGTTGTGCTGCCAGCCGCGGCATTGAACACAGTAGCGATGGTCATCGTCTATCCGATCGTGGCATCGATTTTCCGGCGGATGAACGTCACAGCGCACGTGTAA